TTTGGTGGTGAGGAAGGTAAGGTATCTTATCTTGCGTGCCCCTGCCTGGTAAAACATCTGCGAAAAACTTAGCATGAATGCGTTCAGCTGGTCAAAAGGTTAGCGGAAAGCACTCCCTATCAGATTCATGATGTGAGCCATGCATGTTATGTGCAGAGAGTTGGGGAACAATGACTGAAGTGCAGCTTTGTAGGCTTTCATGTACGCAGCATTGTCTGTGTCAAAGACAATGAATTCGTCATCATTGGAGATATTGTAGTCTTGTAGACATTTGACAAACCGCCATGGAAACTGTTGAATGGTTGCACTGCTCCAGAAACACTGTCTCTGCAAGGTAGGCAAGAATTCTCCCAGAGGTATCCCTTTCAAGTGGTGCGATAAGGATGTTTAGTAGACATCTTACTTCAACATCTGGAGTTTCATCAAAGATGACTGTCACTGGTTTCCCTGCAAGATGTTGCTTGAGTTCTTCCTTCACCTTCAAGTAGACATCTCCCAAGTTTTCCTGTAACTGGTGATATCCAGGGATGGCACTTCCATTGATGACTTTCTCCTTCAGAAACTGCCTAATTGAGGGGTGATCACTTTTGAAACAGGGCATGTTGACTGCTGTGCAAGTGCGTACCCAATCTTCACAAATCTGAAAAATAACAATTGCCCCAATTCATTAGATAAAATATATCCGTGTGTCATAATCCACTCACACATTCACTCTCACACATCTCTCCATCAGGCACGGGGCTTGCTATCAACACGAGATGCACCCCCCATtcccactcacactctctctctctccaaaaaaaaacaaatagatTTAAAGCTGATCAATCGATTTCAATTTGAGGATCAATATTCCTTTCGCATAAAATATAGTATTGTGGTTGATATGTGCTTTTAAAACAGTATTACCATTTCTATAAAAAATCCAGACAGATGGTGCTTTCGTGATCCGTATGAAGTTTAACAGAGAGTTTAAAACGATAAAGCTGACAAATTGCACTCAGTGCTCTGAGCAGCGCTCTCCATAGACAGACTGGGAGAGCAGAGTTCCACCTACCCTACTAAGGTTAGCGGAGTAAAAGTTTGAGTTAAACGCCACTCACCTTGATTCTTTCAGCGCTTGCCACAGTCTTCCCTGCTACCACTTCAGTCATGGTGATCTGCCACTACTGTGGGAACTGTTCTGACATTCTCATATGGTTTGCTGatttgaagtgactgttgattgTCGACTTTCTATTGTGTTCTAGCGCAATCATCTTCGCATGTGAATACGCTGACAGGACAGGGTGAAAAAACTTTCATGATGTGTagttggatttaaaaaaaaatatatatatatatatatatatatatatatatatatattaaaaaatagatttaaaaaaaaaatgtgtagttGGATTAGGCCTTTTTCCACGGTAACAGTGCAGTAATTGGTCAAAATTACGAACCCGCTTTTAATTGGACCCTTTTATGCGCTAAAAGTGCGGGGATTGGTAAAAATTGTGTTCTCTCGCATAATATGCGCTGATTGGTTGATTTTGCATTGAATTATGCGATCGcagaatcctggagggactgtaCAATGCAAAGAGGGATTTGGTTTTAAAGTTCTGTCATTCAGAAGTGTTTGATCTAATGCAGTctggaaaatgtatttttattctgCTATTTAGTAATGGGGGCAATTgaccattttattttaaataatcccacagcattTTCTCGGGGGTGTGAAGACATTATGCATattcatatttttatttgtaattcaTTTGAAAAATGTTCTAAATTTTTCTGATATTTTCGATTGAATTTTAAGGCATCAAAATGTGAAGAATGTGCAAaagtgtgtagactttcactaggtaTATGCATCTGACTGTACGTAATCATAATCACACACAGCATTTAGCCTCTGAGTTTCGCATTTATCATGGACGAGCCGTGGGGCACGTGACTGGACAAAAGCCTCCTCAAATCCAACAGTAATCTGTGCCGCTCGTTCATGTCGTCAACAAGGCAGCATTGTGCATTGTACAGAAATATACATCTCTTCCATAACATATGTTTAGATTTTAAACTAGTTTTCATTGTGAACGCagataaagcattttttaaatcaaaagcAATTTCCTTTGCATGTGAATACACAGAATCATACACGTCACTCCACATGCTTAATTAAGTCACTTTTGCCTCACACCTGTGAGGCAGCCCGGTTCCAAaacatttgcaatcaactttcaCCCAGTGCAAAACACACCTACCCAGGTAAcctctcactaacacacacaaaccatcacCTTGGTAGATGTCATTGGGTTGAAGCATTGGGAAACATTACTGTTTTAGTTTTCTACCTCTCCTGCACTTGTACATTTCTCTTGTCTTTTAATTCTCATCTTCATATTATATTGTCTTTTTCATGTGCAAATTATTCAATAAAATACAGACCGAACTGTTGACACAATTGGCTGACAATATGTCTTCTATACTTCACATCGCTTACTGTCTCCTATAGTTCACATAACCTACTGGTTCCTGTACTTCACATCAACTACTGTTTCCTATACTTCACATCAactactgtctcctatacttcacatcACTTACTATCTCCTATAGATCACATCGCTTACTGTCTCCCATAGTTCACATCTTTTACTGTCTCCTATAGTTCAcatctcttactgtctcctatagttcacatctcttactgtctcctatagttcacatctcttactgtctcctgtacttcacatctcttactgtctcctataGTTTACATAACCTACTGGTTCCTGTACTTCAcatctcttactgtctcctataATTCACATCAactactgtctcctatacttcacatcACTTACTGTCTCCTATAGTTCACATAACCTACTGGTTCCTGTACTTCACTtctcttactgtctcctatacttcacatcGCTTACTGTCTCCTATAGTTCACATAACCTACTGGTTCCTGTACTTCAcatctcttactgtctcctatacttcacatcttgactgtctcctatacttcacatctcttactgtctcctatacttcacaGATGAATTGTAGGAGACAGTACAAGATGTGAAGTATAGGAGGCAGTTGGTGATGGGAATTATAGGAGACCGTAAGATatgtgaagtataggagacagtaggtgatattaattacaggagacagtaagagatgtgaagtataggagacagtaagagatgtgaagtataggagaTGGTAAGAGATGTGAAGTATAGAAGACAGTCAGAGTtgtgaagtataggagacagtatcGCCTATACTTTACATCtgttactgtctcctatacttcacatctctGACTGTCTTCTATACTTCAcatctcttactgtctcctatacttcacatctctTACTGTCTCCTGTAATTCATATCACCTACTGTCTCCTTTCTTCACATATCTTACTGTCTCCTATAATTCACATCAACAGCTCTCTCCAATACTTCACATCTTGTACTGTCTTTTATACTTCAAATatcttactgtctcctatacttcacatctctTACTGCCTCCTTTACGTCAAATCTCTGACTGGCTCCCGTACTTCACATCTCTGACTGTCTCCTTTATTTCACATCCCTGACTTGCTCCTGTACTTCACATCTCTGACTGTTTCCTATACTTCACATCTTGACTGTTtcctatacttcacatctctGACTGTTTCCTATACTTCACATCTTGACTGTTtcctatacttcacatctctTACTATCTTCTATAATTCACATCAACTACTGTGTTTTATACTTCACATCTCTTACAGTCTCCTATACttctgtcgtgtctttactatcattaaattgaagacaaagtttttatcaaagattctctgtaattagtattacgcgatcaactgattaattgtgtaactgtaattaactaggaagtcggggcaccaaggaaaaatattcagattacaaagttatcatttcctaaaataacttttcagatattttatctgatcaattagtctttgaattaatgaattatctactttacctcacgttagtctcattccaaacatcgtaaattgttggttatctgcacgaacccagtcttcactatgagtcatccatacatcaattgtcttaaatcatttatttatcactaagtaattcacagaaatgcatagaCAAACAAGGTAAATGAGGTTACAAGAAATGAcaggggaatgtgccctagtgggctaaaccagcatcgcggcttgttagacaaaaagGGAAATGGGGGTCGAcgaagaagtcactacagagtgacgattacaacaattgaaatgctaatcctttgcacatgaacgctcactcattcgggaacaattgcaatcaatttttatatttacgctcagtgtgtcatcttgatcgctggtgaaaagtttgtttatTTTGGAGAgtttcgtcctctctctctctctctctctctctctctctctctctgtcttggttagaggggatagttcaaagtgacattcattcatttgttatagaatggatgtttcggggGTTgtcgttcaatgataccgaattcctagctgcagactagtaattaatatcaaacaCTTGTTCTTcgtctgtcggtatcgatagtctaagagtgtAACCCCGTGGTATGGTtgaaaagattcagcaatggtctacaacctttgtcctctcctaatggagaaaaacatggtctggtgataatttctcaaagttgggttttattcggaattgcagaaaaggggctgtccaggacgcctgaccctaactgggctcaggggcggtcctctgatttagttaactccaattccctttttgagttttccttcattaaacagtccaaaatcacattgtaaaattgtgttaacagtatcatactcactcattaatcttatacaacaattagatgtaaacctcatatctgaggctattatataaacagcgttatggtaatgtggccacaccgtctcccattagcttccccaagttgtaacaaatggaccagttcgtaggcggattcttcaccgatcttctACACTTTCTCagggaacatgaaatttgttcggacctcgagttctgtgaggtggaagaaattctcCTGTTCTCTATGAACatttactctctctatactgtgtgtccatgaggagaacctcaggaatttacgacgtctctctgaccacagcagcctagttgaaggaggaaagggggaggcagggagggggggaTGGGGCTCGCCacacccaaagagggcaacgtcatgacacttcaCATCTCTTACTAtctcctatacttcacatctcttaccgtctcctatacttcacatctctTACTATCTTCTATAATTCACATCAACTACTGTGTTTTATACTTCACATCTCTTACTGTCTCTTATACTTCACATCTCTTACTGTCTCTTATACTTCACATCTCTTACGGTCTCTTATACTTCACATCTCTTACTGTCTCCAATTTTTCACATCTTTGGTACAGAAAGACCCCTGAGGACAGAGTGAGGTGCTTAGgggtagcagggtagcctagtggatagagcgttgggctaataacagaaaggttgcaagttcgaatccctgagctgccatggtacaaatctgtcgaactgctcctgaacaaggcaggtaacccactgttcctaggctgtcattgaaaattagaatttgttcttaactgacttgcataggtaataaaggttaaataaataaattagacaTCCTGAAGAAGCAGAACTCCCTTGGATAACAGGTTCCTCACTCCATTACCCCTGATGTTTCTATCAGCCTATGTTCAGCCCCCCTCTATGGTGATGGTGCTGTCCAATTCTCTCTGTCCAGGGCACATACCACCCAATGGATTGttaaatacagtatgttatactGTATAATTCCATAGATCTTTATACTATTATGAACAGTTGATATATTCCTCAGGTTTGAACACTGCTGTGCAGTCTTTTGCTAAGATAATTACTGCATAAttgctgctagctagctacagttgaagtcggaagtttacatacaccttagccaaatacatttaaactcagtttttcacaattcctgacatttaatcctagtaaatattccctgtcttaggtcaaaacttgccaaaactataatttgaggagtggttgaaaaacgagtttaattGACTGCAACATTTGTCTCTAAAAACAGAAAGaaatcactttattttaagaatgtgaaatgtctgaatcaacagtagagagaatgatttattttctgctattatttctttcatcacattcccagtgggtcggaagtttacatacactcaattagtatttggtagcattgcctttaaattgtttaacttgggtcaaacgttccgggtagcttcccacaataagttgggtgaattttggcccattcctcctggcagagctggtgtaactgagtcaggtttgtaggcctccttgctcgcacaatattttcagttctgcccacacattttctataggattgaggtcagggctttgtgatggccactccaataccttgactttgttgtccttaagccattttgccacaactttggaagtatgcttggggtcattgtccatttggaagacccatttgtgaccaagctttaacttcctgatgtcttgagatgttgcttcaatatatacacataattttctcgcctcatgatgccatctattttgtgaagtgcaccagtccctcctgcagcaatgcaccattacaacatgatgctgccacccccgtgctttacggttggaatgttcttcgacttgcaagcctccccctttttcctccaaacataacaatggtcattatggccaaacagttctatttttgtttcatcagaccagaggacatttctccaaaaagtacaatctttgtcaccatgtgcagttgcaaaccatagtctggctttttttatggcggttttggagcagttggtTCTTTCTTGCTAAGCGGccttcgatataggactcgtttttactgtggatatagatacttttgtacctgttaactccagcatcttcacaaggtcctttgctgttgttctgggattgatttgcacttttctcaccaaattacgttcatctctaggagacagaacgcgtctccttcttaAGTGGTATGATCGCTGAGGGGTTCCATGTTGTTTATATTTGGGtacattgtttgtacagatgaacgtggtaccttcaggcgtttggaaattgctcccaaggatgaaccagacttgtggaggtctccaattttttttccgaggtcttggctgatttcttttgatttccccatgatgtcaagcaaagaggcactgagtttgaatgtaggctttgaaatacatccacaaataCACCtcaaattgattcaaatgatgtcaagcctatcaaaagcttctaaagccatgacagaaTTTTATGGATTTgtacaagctgtttaaaagccaacttagtgtatgtaaacttatgacctaCTGGATTTGTGATGCAGTAAATTATAAGtcaaataatttgtctgtaaacaattgttggaaaaatgacttgtgtcatgcacaaagtaggtgtcctgaccgatttgccaaaactatagtttgttaacaagacatttgaggagtggttgaaaaacgagtttaattGACTGCAACATTTGTCTCTAAAAACAGAAagaaatcattctaaataacgaACTGGCTTTATTTACTACAGTGTGAAAGTGTGATTGCCTTTCTATAAAGTGATTTTCTGAAACAAGGGGTCCTTCTACTTCACTTATTAAGCTGCTTCACTTATTTATGTAAGGCACTAGTTTATTTAGGCAACTTAATATATTAGTTTAGGCTTGGCCTATTTAGTAGGTTATTTCACAGCATAAAGCTATATTTTTTggcataaagctgagtgactcactcatttgtggctttggatcaaaataaattaACACCAACATTATTTATAATCGTCTTcaataaagaaatgttttgaccaagtgttgtgtgtgttcaattattcgtgacattgtggttacaaggaaaattctaaacaaaataaatcaaataaatcctAAAATCAGATGCGTGTTGCAAGCTTGTCATTTTtccttatttacatttttttaacgattttattttatctttataaACAATaccaaacatacacatacaaacgacAACTACATAACatctgctcacacccccatctccagcgccCACATCACTCTCcaccacatggcctcaaactgcaccattttgtgtTTAACCTTCTGAATTAATGATTATATTGAAGCTAGAAGCCACCTCTTAATGAGTTCTGAGTGCCGATCAGTTACCCAACAAAATAATACCAATTTATTTGTTTACATTGAGTATAGAATATGTAAGGGATCAACACATTGAGTATAGAATATGTCAGGGATCAACACATTGAGTATAGAATATGTCAGGGATCAACACATTGAGTATAGAATATGTCAGGGATCAACACATTGAGTATAGAATATGTCAGGGATCAACACATTGAGTATAGAATATGTAAGGGATCAACACATTGAGTATAGAATATGTCAGGGATCAACACATTGAGTATAGAATATGTAAGGGATCAACACATTGAGTATAGAATATGTCAGGGATCAACACATTGAGTATAGAATATGTCAGGGATCAACACATTGAGTATAGAATATGTAAGGGATCAACACATTGAGTATAGAATATGTCAGGGATCAACACATTGAGTATAGAATATGTAAGGGATCAACACATTGAGTATAGAATATGTCAGGGATCAACACATTGAGTATAGAATATGTAAGGGATCAACACATTGAGTATAGAATATGTAAGGAATCAACACATTGAGTATAGAATATGTAAGGGATCAACACATTGAGTATAGAATATGTAAGGGATCAACACATTGAGTATAGAATATGTCAGGGATCAACACATTGAGTATAGAATATGTAAGGGATCAACACATTGAGTATATAATATGTAAGGGATCAACACATTGAGTATAGAATATGTAAGGGATCAACACATTGAGTATAGAATATGTAAGGGATCAACACATTGAGTATAGAATATGTCAGGGATCAACACATTGAGTATAGAATATGTCAGGGATCAACACATTGAGTATAGAATATGTCAGGGATCAACACATTGAGTATAGAATATGTCAGGGATCAACACATTGAGTATAGAATATGTCAGGGATCAACACATTGAGTATAGAATATGTCAGGGATCAACACATTGAGTATAGAATATGTAAGGAATCAACACCTAGGAGCTATGAGTTCTCTGAGCATCATGGCGCATCTTATGCAAAGCTGCATTTTTATCAGAGCACTGATAGACCATAAATGTTTATCCTGCTTATACCACGTTCATCACGTCAGCAAACATAACATTAATAACTACGGCAAAACTTCTGATACAAACAACTACTGATAAATAAGCTACTGAAAATGTGATACATTTTTATAGCCAAGGGTTTTGAATGGTTTACCATCATGTCACTACTTCTGCTTTACGACTCTTCTCAACAGTCAGATTTGGCTTGTGCGATCTCTTAGAGCCAACATCTTGTAGGTCTCCATGTTTTTCAACTGCTCACTGACATCTGAAGTAAATAACAAGAATAACCTTCAGTCAGAAGTCAGGTAGGGGATATAGAACATAACAGGGCTAAGTTAAGAATAGAGCAACTTGTCATTTACCTGGGAGAGATAAACTGTTAGGGGTCTTCAGGGATCGATTCAATGACTCCAGTAGTTCGGTTCTCAGCGTCTGCTCTATGTATTCCTATAACACATCAAATGTAGTCTGATCACTATTTCATGTCTTTTTGCTATTGATTTATAATTGTTTATTTATAATTTTAATGGTGAAATAAAAGCAACAAACCATTAGGTTCTCAAAACCTTCCAACATCTTTTTCTGAGCATTGGCAAACATGTTTTTCGATGAGTCGATGTGCTGGACCAGCAGTTCCCGAGTCTTCGTCAAGGTTCCCTTTCCAGATATGTTTGAAGCCTCTTAAAACACACAATAATTGTTGTTTGTGAACATGAGATAATCTATTATACAtggtacatacactgagtgtacaaaacattaggaacaagagcctcaattcatcaggacatggactctacaaggtgttgaaaaagttccacagggatgctggacaaaggttgactccaatgtttcctaccgttgtgtcaagttggctggatgtcctttgagtggtggaccattcttaatacacactcaaaccggtgtgccttgcacctactaccataccctgttcaaaggcacttcaatattttgtcttgcccattcaccctgaaTGGAACAGTCATGactcaattttctcaaggcttaacaatcctttaacctgtctcctccccttcatctacactgattgaagtggatttaataagtgacatcaataaaatatcatagcattcacctggtcattctatgtcatggaaagagcatggaactgttttctacactcagtgcATGTATTATCCTCTTCAATACAAtagtcataatgacatctaaaataaaaaacatagatTGAAATTAAGTAATCACAGCTAGGTTTAAATAATCAAATACGTAATTAGAAGGTTCGTTATTACCTTTATTAAAATCTTGCTGTCTAAAGATTCTTAGTTCATCATAATCAAACTGGTGACTCACCCTCATAACATGGGCACATTATGATCTTGACTTCGTCAGTCAGAGATTCATAAATCACTTTCTTCTTCAGGAGGACATCTCGTTTTAGTTTATCCTTCAAAACATTTTCCTTTGGGATGGAGAAGATATTTTATTCAGGCGCATTTTTCTCTTATAATTTATGTGCCTTGCTTTAGCAAGACCACTCTAGAAGTTTCCATATTTCTGACTTTGGCCCACTACTGCTCAACTGTTTAAAGTAAGCTCGGCAAAACCCCACCTCAAATTTAAATCTAAAacagactgttttttttttaaatgcttgtAATTTCCTCATGAGTTGACACTTAACAGCAATATTTTGTTACTAATAGCATTCTCACTTAACATTAAACCATTATTGTTCCTGTGTAATAAAACAAATTACTTTTGGACAAACATTTTATTAGCATGCTGTTACATAGTACTGTGGTAATTTCATTTTAATTGCATAGTAATGAGCTGAACGTTTTTGttactactgtacacacacaagTCACAAGTCACAAGTCACAAGTCACAAGTCACAAGTCCTATGTAACAACAATGTCGCTATACTTATAATCACAAAAATATGACATGTTTAAGAACTTGATGTAAAATGTTACTGTATTACCTTATGTCTCACTCATTGTGAAAATATATTTGTTAGTAATTTTTACTTTTAATTGAAATTCTATCAACTATACTGAATGAAAATaaacccaacatgcaacaatttcagagattttactgagttacagttcatataaggaaatgtgTCAATTGAAatcctaatctatagatttcacacatgacagggaatacagatatgtatcgGTTGGTCACAGTATTTGGTGTGATGTCCATTTGCGTCATGCaacgcgacacatctccttcacattgtgttgatcaggctgttgattgtgacctgtggaatgttgtcccactcctcttcaatggctgtgcgaagttgctggatattggcaggaactggaacatgctgtt
This sequence is a window from Oncorhynchus mykiss isolate Arlee chromosome 13, USDA_OmykA_1.1, whole genome shotgun sequence. Protein-coding genes within it:
- the LOC110512346 gene encoding uncharacterized protein LOC110512346 isoform X1; the protein is MTEVVAGKTVASAERIKICEDWVRTCTAVNMPCFKSDHPSIRQFLKEKVINGSAIPGYHQLQENLGDVYLKVKEELKQHLAGKPVTVIFDETPDVEVRCLLNILIAPLERDTSGRILAYLAETVFLEQCNHSTVSMAVCQMSTRLQYLQ
- the LOC110512346 gene encoding uncharacterized protein LOC110512346 isoform X2, which gives rise to MTEVVAGKTVASAERIKICEDWVRTCTAVNMPCFKSDHPSIRQFLKEKVINGSAIPGYHQLQENLGDVYLKVKEELKQHLAGKPVTVIFDETPDVEVCGQSAPQSVENLHEMLQVKEQVQPLQIQLNIMTDKCKVILQLLDIF